From the genome of Polynucleobacter sp. AM-7D1:
GTTGATCGGCGAACAAACTGCCGAGTTGATTAAGAAAACAATCGGCTCCGCATTCCCCGGCGCTGAAGTTCGCGAGATGGAAGTAAAAGGCCGCAATCTTTCTGAAGGTATTCCACGCAGCTTCACTGTGACTAGCAATGAGATTTTGGAAGCCTTAACTGACCCATTGAATCAAATCGTGACAGCAGTAAAAGCTGCTTTAGAACAAATACCTCCTGAGCTAGCATCTGACATTGCCGAGCGGGGCATGATGCTTACTGGTGGTGGCGCACTATTGCGTGACCTCGATCGCTTGCTCTTAGAAGAAACTGGCCTTCCTATCCATGTTGCAGAAGATCCCCTCACTTGCGTCGCACGTGGTTGCGGCATCGCCTTAGAGCGCATGGACAAGTTGGGCGGCGTGTTCTCTCAAGAGTAATTGACCTAAGCGTCGATTAGGGAATTGCAACATAGCGCTCCTCCTCTTTTCAGACAAGGCGTTCCGGCTTTAGTCAAACTGATTGTCTGTCTATCGATCAGCATCGCATTGATGTTGATCGATTTTCGCTATAAGGCGCTCGATCCAATTCGCAACAATGTCAATTGGCTATTGCGCCCACTAGAGTATGTGATGATGATGCCGCGCAATGCATATGAAGCGACATCAGAATATTTCACCAGTCGTGGAACACTCGATAAAGAAAACCAAGAAATGAAAGTCCGCCAAGCTGAACTTTCTCTGCTTGCGAATCAATCTGAATTTCTTTTAATTGAAAATCAAAATTTGCGTCAGCTCATCGACTTACAAAATCAAGTTCCCTATAAAACATTGTCGGTGGAAATTTTATTTAATCCCCCCAATCCAATTTCTCAACGGATTGTGATTAATCGGGGAAGTGCCGACGGACTAAAGCAAGGTAGTCCAATAGCCAATGATTCAGGCATCTTGGGTCAAGTAGTGCGTCTCTACAATAATTCTGCCGAGGTTTCTTTATTAGAGGATCGTGACTTTGCAGTGCCTGTTCAGGTAGCTCGCAATGGCTTGAGAGCAGCGGTATTTGGAGCTGGGCGCGGCAACCCTCTAGAGCTTCGCTATTTACCCGTGGCCAGTGATTTAGAAGTAGGTGACGTACTGATTACCTCTGGTATCGACGGCGTTTATCCGCCAGGTTTTGCCGTTGCAGTCATTAGTCGCATAGAGCGTAATGCGGATAAAAACTCATCGAATGTATTTTGTGTGCCAATTGCCCCCGTCAATCGCTATCGCCAGGCTTTAGCCCTTCTTTATGATCCTCAGTGGGATGCCAATGCCTCTACTGGCAGCAATAAATTAGGCGCACCGATAGTTAATGCTCCAGGTCGCCGTCAAACTCGTGCGCGAGGCATGCAATGATTGATTTTCAAAGCGGCTATATTCTGCGACCGGTTAACCCAGTCTTTATTTATTTCAGCCTGCTGTGTGCGTTGCTGCTTAACCTGCTGCCAATTGGGAATTACAGCTGGGTTCCTGACTGGCTCATTATTTGCATCGTATTTTGGAATATTCACCAACATCGCTATATTGGGGTAGGCGCTGCATTCTTTCTTGGACTCTTGATGGATGTGCATAACTCGGATCTCCTGGGCTTGCATGCTTTTAGCTACTCATTGGTCGCCTACCTTGCGATCTCTTGGCATAGACGAATCATTGTTTTGAATGTTCTCACTCAGGCGATGCATTTACTGCCCATCTTCTTGCTAGTGTCACTATTCCCCGTAATCACTCATTGGTTATTGAGTGGCGAAATTTATTGGTGGGCATTAACTGGTGCTATCCAAGCAATGATTGAGACATTGTTATGGCCAGTAGCAACACAAATTTTGCTTTCGCCTCAACGTCGCCCCATTGACGTTGACCACAATCGTCCGCTTTAAAGCGCTGCATGGTTTCATTTAAAAAACCAAACCTCGATTCATTTCAAGAGCGCATTCATATTGCGACCTTGTTTGTTACCTTTTGCTTCCTCCTGCTCATCACTCGATTGGTATGGCTACAACTGGTAAGTCATGGCAAATATGCTCTGCTAGCAGAAAGCAATCGCATCGCCCTTGTCCCTGCCCCCGCCAATCGTGGTCTATTGATCGATCGAAATGGAATTGTTATTGGCAGAAACTATTCAGCATTGACTTTAGATGTGAATGCTGAAGAGCTAAAAGGCAATGTTGATGAGCTCATTGATGAGCTCTCCCAAATCGTATTGATTTCTCCAAGAGATCGTCGGAATTTCAAGCGCTCACTTGAAGATTCTAGAAAAATGGGCACCTTTCCCCTCAGATCTATGCTTACTGAATCTGAAACAGCGCGATTTATGGCTAACCGCTATCGCTTTCCGGGTGTTGAAATACGTGCACGCAGCTTTCGCGAGTACCCCTACAACGAACTAGCCTCGCACCTGATTGGCTATATCGGACGTGCTTCCAAGCGCGATATCGAGCGCATGCAAGTTGAAATCGATAATTCAAAAGCAGGCGATCCCGATGCGCTACAAACATCATTTCTGCCGGGCATTCAATATGTCGGGAAAATTGGTATAGAGCAAAGCTACGAAACAGTATTACGTGGCACGCCAGGGTACGATGAGGTTGAAATTACTGCAGGCGGCAAACCAGTACGAACCCTCGCAAGCTCACCATCGGTACCTGGAAAAAACGTAGTACTGTCAGTTGATATCAAACTGCAATATTTAGTTGAACAGCTCTATGGAAATTTTCGTGGTGCATTTGTGGCTATTGAGCCCGAGACTGGCGATATATTGGCCTTTGTATCGAAGCCCAACTTTAATCCCAATGATTTTGTAGAGGGCATTGATTCAGTGACATGGAAGGAGCTGAATGACTCCCCACAAAAGCCACTCTACAACCGCCCACTCAAAGGGATCTACCCACCGGGATCAACATATAAACCATTTATGGCCCTTGCCGCATTGGAAACCAAAAAACGTACTCCGGCGCAAACGATCTCCGACCCAGGCTATTTTGAATTTGGTAACCATACTTTTCGAGATGATAAAAAAGGAGGTCACGGTATCGTAGACATGCAAAAGTCCATTGTTGAATCTTGCGACACCTACTACTACCTCTT
Proteins encoded in this window:
- the mreC gene encoding rod shape-determining protein MreC, encoding MQHSAPPLFRQGVPALVKLIVCLSISIALMLIDFRYKALDPIRNNVNWLLRPLEYVMMMPRNAYEATSEYFTSRGTLDKENQEMKVRQAELSLLANQSEFLLIENQNLRQLIDLQNQVPYKTLSVEILFNPPNPISQRIVINRGSADGLKQGSPIANDSGILGQVVRLYNNSAEVSLLEDRDFAVPVQVARNGLRAAVFGAGRGNPLELRYLPVASDLEVGDVLITSGIDGVYPPGFAVAVISRIERNADKNSSNVFCVPIAPVNRYRQALALLYDPQWDANASTGSNKLGAPIVNAPGRRQTRARGMQ
- the mreD gene encoding rod shape-determining protein MreD codes for the protein MIDFQSGYILRPVNPVFIYFSLLCALLLNLLPIGNYSWVPDWLIICIVFWNIHQHRYIGVGAAFFLGLLMDVHNSDLLGLHAFSYSLVAYLAISWHRRIIVLNVLTQAMHLLPIFLLVSLFPVITHWLLSGEIYWWALTGAIQAMIETLLWPVATQILLSPQRRPIDVDHNRPL
- the mrdA gene encoding penicillin-binding protein 2; translation: MVSFKKPNLDSFQERIHIATLFVTFCFLLLITRLVWLQLVSHGKYALLAESNRIALVPAPANRGLLIDRNGIVIGRNYSALTLDVNAEELKGNVDELIDELSQIVLISPRDRRNFKRSLEDSRKMGTFPLRSMLTESETARFMANRYRFPGVEIRARSFREYPYNELASHLIGYIGRASKRDIERMQVEIDNSKAGDPDALQTSFLPGIQYVGKIGIEQSYETVLRGTPGYDEVEITAGGKPVRTLASSPSVPGKNVVLSVDIKLQYLVEQLYGNFRGAFVAIEPETGDILAFVSKPNFNPNDFVEGIDSVTWKELNDSPQKPLYNRPLKGIYPPGSTYKPFMALAALETKKRTPAQTISDPGYFEFGNHTFRDDKKGGHGIVDMQKSIVESCDTYYYLLARDMGVNMMHDFMKPFGFGQITGIDLQGESKGVLPSTEWKKNTFKKPEQQKWYEGETISLGIGQGYNAFTILQLAHAMSNLANNGIVMKPHLVKAIEDPFTRHRTLTTPKESYRIDLVPENIEIIKKAMVEVNNSGTSASVFKGTSYQAGGKTGTAQVFSLNSKEYHHGSTAEFLRDHALYVAFAPAEKPTIAIAMVVENAGFGAQHAAPIARKALDFYLEGKWPKEIPEWKRAP